From Amphritea atlantica, a single genomic window includes:
- a CDS encoding DUF1840 domain-containing protein, whose translation MLVTFSCPAYGKITLFGDVALKLLKMMGHSQTVPGALLADDIPAALTRLEKNIAADIPSPQEAEESGYDDEPSVSLSHRALPLVELFKAAQKEGCDVMWDSGT comes from the coding sequence ATGCTGGTAACCTTTTCCTGCCCTGCCTACGGGAAAATCACCCTGTTTGGCGACGTAGCCCTGAAACTGCTTAAGATGATGGGACATAGCCAGACGGTGCCCGGCGCATTGCTTGCTGATGATATCCCGGCGGCATTAACCCGCCTGGAAAAAAATATCGCCGCCGATATACCGTCGCCACAAGAAGCAGAGGAGTCCGGATACGATGACGAACCCAGTGTCAGCCTCTCTCACCGGGCACTGCCTCTCGTTGAGTTATTTAAGGCAGCCCAAAAAGAGGGCTGCGATGTCATGTGGGACAGCGGGACTTAG
- a CDS encoding H-NS histone family protein, with translation MTDFVKLLTRKNSLRKQCQELSSADIEKAIVDLTEILEEKQAQEEELLAVERERAEKIEAIKQSMQEAGIGLDDLMTLVDAPVKKKVAPKYQITDENGDVHQWSGRGRTPAVFQAEFAKGKTKEDFLI, from the coding sequence ATGACCGACTTTGTAAAACTTCTTACCCGTAAAAACTCGCTGCGTAAACAGTGTCAGGAACTTTCCAGTGCTGATATTGAAAAAGCAATTGTTGATCTGACTGAGATTCTGGAAGAGAAGCAGGCGCAGGAAGAAGAGTTGCTTGCAGTTGAGCGTGAACGAGCAGAAAAAATTGAAGCAATTAAGCAGAGTATGCAGGAAGCCGGTATCGGTCTGGATGATTTGATGACTCTGGTTGATGCTCCGGTTAAGAAAAAGGTAGCGCCTAAGTATCAGATAACTGATGAAAACGGTGACGTGCATCAGTGGTCTGGCCGTGGTCGCACTCCTGCAGTTTTTCAGGCTGAATTTGCCAAAGGCAAAACGAAAGAAGACTTCTTAATTTAA
- a CDS encoding rhodanese-like domain-containing protein produces MAIKTGISGWFSWLPFGQVPSITAAYAVRDLQQYQLIDVRTRQEFNKSHIPGAISIPLHNLKNNRINELPTDKPILCICLSAHRSKPATRKLIKAGFNAMELKGGMLAWWKLNLPLEN; encoded by the coding sequence ATGGCTATCAAGACAGGCATATCCGGATGGTTCAGCTGGCTTCCCTTTGGTCAGGTGCCCTCAATCACAGCCGCATATGCGGTTCGGGATTTGCAACAGTACCAGCTTATTGATGTCCGCACGCGACAGGAATTTAACAAAAGCCATATCCCCGGCGCCATATCAATCCCGCTTCACAACCTCAAAAATAACCGGATTAACGAACTGCCCACGGACAAACCAATTCTCTGCATTTGTCTCTCGGCTCATCGCAGCAAACCTGCGACCCGTAAGCTCATTAAGGCAGGCTTCAATGCCATGGAATTAAAAGGCGGTATGCTGGCATGGTGGAAACTTAACCTTCCGTTGGAAAATTAA
- a CDS encoding threonylcarbamoyl-AMP synthase, whose translation MSQLFQIHPDNPQSRLISQAVEIIRKGGVIVYPTDCAYALGCHLGDKSAVEKIKRIRKLDDKHNFTLVCRDLSEIGTYAKVNNSVYRLLKYMTPGAYTFILNATTEVPRRLLHPKRRTIGLRIPQNNIALQLMEALGEPIMSTSLIMPGEELPLIDPYEIRDLLQHEVDLVIDGGYCGMEATTVINLVDDAPVVIRHGAGDVSAFE comes from the coding sequence GTGAGCCAGCTTTTTCAGATCCATCCTGATAATCCCCAGTCGCGCCTGATCAGTCAGGCTGTTGAAATTATAAGAAAAGGGGGGGTAATTGTTTATCCTACCGATTGTGCTTATGCGTTGGGCTGCCATTTGGGTGATAAATCGGCCGTCGAGAAGATTAAGCGCATCCGCAAACTGGATGATAAACATAACTTTACTCTGGTGTGCCGTGATCTTTCTGAGATTGGTACCTATGCTAAGGTGAATAATTCGGTTTATCGTTTGTTAAAATACATGACCCCGGGCGCTTATACATTTATTTTAAATGCGACTACGGAAGTGCCGCGTCGTTTATTGCATCCGAAAAGGCGTACTATCGGCCTGAGAATTCCGCAAAACAATATTGCTTTGCAACTGATGGAAGCGTTAGGCGAGCCTATCATGAGTACATCTCTTATTATGCCGGGCGAGGAGCTTCCTCTGATTGACCCGTATGAAATACGCGATCTTTTGCAGCATGAGGTTGATCTTGTCATTGACGGCGGCTATTGCGGAATGGAAGCTACCACGGTAATTAATTTAGTGGATGATGCTCCTGTTGTTATTCGTCACGGTGCAGGTGATGTTTCAGCATTTGAATAA
- the purL gene encoding phosphoribosylformylglycinamidine synthase — protein sequence MLVLRGAPALSAFRHDKLLSALKSRNANITGVYGEFIHFADLENNLSDQEHNTLERILCYGPKAKVEEPSGQLILVVPRPGTISPWSSKATDIARNCGLQSIRRLERGTAYFVQSEQPLSDAELDQVRAELHDRMVEATLDNVDEAAQLFRADQPAPLTLVDILAGGRDALVTANTDLGLALADDEIDYLVDSFTELGRNPADVELMMFAQANSEHCRHKIFNASWDIDGDAQEKSLFAMIRNTNELGGENILSAYSDNAAVMVGSEAGRFFPNPATKEYAYNQESIEILMKVETHNHPTAIAPHSGAATGSGGEIRDEGATGKGSKPKAGLTGFTVSDLKIPGFVQPWESAYGKPERIVSALDIMLEGPIGGAAFNNEFGRPALNGYFRTFEQKVNGAAGEEMRGYHKPIMIAGGYGNIRTDHVDKGEIEVGAKLICLGGPAMQIGLGGGAASSMSSGTSSADLDFASVQRDNPELERRCQEVIDQCWQQGDVNPIAFIHDVGAGGLSNAFPELVKDGGRGGDFELRKVNNDEPGMSPLAIWCNEAQERYVLAVMPEDMARFEAICARERCPYAIVGTATDEKHLTLSDSHFGNKPVDLPMSVLFGKPPKMHRSVNRISYEVPAFDASGIDLKEAADRVLKLPAVASKSFLITIGDRSITGQVARDQMVGPWQVPVADCAVTTASFDTCAGEAMAMGERTPLALVDSPASGRMAVGETVTNLASARIGDIIDIKLSANWMCAAGHPGEDEKLYDTVKAVGMELCPQLGITIPVGKDSMSMRTVWNDEGVDKSVTAPTSLIITGFAPVLDVRKTLTPQLRTDIEATDLILLDLGNGKNRLGLSALAQVFNEVGQDVPDVDDPEQLVAFFTAIQELNEQGLLLAYHDRSDGGLFTTIAEMAFAGHTGVDINLDMLATDSTEFAAALFAEELGAVIQVRREDIQSVLTELNAAGLAEITKVIGSVNLDDELRVHFDDEEIYSESRTTLQRAWAETSYRMQSLRDNSECAQQEFDVLLDKQDPGLSAALTFDQNDNVAAPFIQTGVRPQMAIIREQGVNGQIEMGAAFDRAGFAAVDVHMSDILEGRVDLDRFKGLVACGGFSYGDVLGAGEGWAKSILFNARARDQFQGFFNREDTFALGICNGCQMLSNLHELIPGADLWPHFVRNMSEQFEARVAMVEVQDSQSVFLQGMAGSRMPIAVAHGEGRAEFADQTHLTNLQGSGAVALRYVDNYGQVTEKYPANPNGSPNGITGVTTTDGRVTIMMPHPERVFRAVTNSWAPAEWEEDGAWMRMFRNARVWVG from the coding sequence ATGCTGGTACTGCGTGGAGCGCCTGCTCTTTCTGCTTTTCGTCACGATAAGCTGCTGTCTGCCCTGAAATCCCGAAATGCCAATATCACCGGTGTTTATGGTGAGTTTATTCATTTCGCTGATTTGGAAAATAACCTTTCTGATCAGGAGCATAACACGCTGGAGCGTATCCTTTGCTACGGCCCTAAAGCTAAAGTGGAAGAGCCTTCAGGTCAATTGATTTTAGTTGTGCCCCGTCCGGGCACTATTTCTCCCTGGTCGTCTAAAGCGACCGATATAGCCAGAAACTGTGGCTTGCAGAGCATCCGTCGTCTGGAACGCGGGACTGCCTATTTTGTGCAGTCAGAGCAACCGCTGAGCGATGCTGAGCTGGATCAGGTTCGCGCTGAACTGCATGACCGCATGGTTGAGGCAACCCTTGATAATGTGGATGAGGCAGCGCAGCTGTTCCGAGCTGATCAGCCAGCACCACTGACACTGGTGGATATTCTGGCCGGTGGTCGTGATGCGCTGGTAACCGCAAATACGGATCTGGGGCTGGCCCTGGCAGACGATGAGATCGATTATCTGGTCGATAGCTTTACCGAACTGGGGCGTAATCCGGCGGATGTGGAGCTGATGATGTTTGCTCAGGCGAACTCTGAGCACTGTCGACACAAGATCTTCAATGCGTCCTGGGATATTGATGGTGACGCGCAGGAAAAATCGCTGTTTGCCATGATCCGCAATACCAATGAGCTGGGCGGTGAGAATATTCTCTCTGCTTATTCTGATAATGCCGCGGTAATGGTGGGCTCTGAGGCGGGGCGTTTCTTCCCCAATCCTGCCACCAAAGAGTACGCTTACAATCAGGAGAGTATCGAGATCCTGATGAAGGTGGAGACTCATAACCACCCTACTGCGATTGCTCCCCACTCGGGTGCGGCGACGGGATCCGGTGGTGAGATCCGTGACGAGGGTGCGACCGGTAAAGGCTCTAAACCAAAAGCGGGCCTGACCGGCTTTACCGTTTCCGATCTTAAAATTCCTGGCTTTGTTCAGCCGTGGGAATCGGCATATGGCAAACCTGAGCGGATCGTGTCTGCACTGGATATTATGCTGGAAGGTCCGATCGGCGGAGCGGCGTTCAATAACGAATTTGGTCGTCCGGCGCTGAATGGCTATTTCCGTACCTTTGAGCAGAAGGTTAACGGTGCGGCGGGTGAAGAGATGCGTGGTTATCACAAGCCGATCATGATCGCCGGTGGTTATGGCAACATCCGCACCGATCACGTAGATAAAGGTGAGATTGAGGTGGGCGCTAAGCTGATCTGCCTCGGTGGTCCGGCTATGCAGATTGGTCTGGGTGGCGGTGCAGCCTCTTCGATGTCTTCCGGTACCTCATCAGCTGATCTTGATTTTGCATCGGTACAGCGGGATAACCCCGAGCTGGAACGTCGCTGTCAGGAGGTTATTGATCAGTGCTGGCAGCAGGGTGACGTGAATCCAATCGCCTTTATCCATGATGTGGGGGCCGGTGGTCTGTCCAACGCTTTCCCTGAACTGGTTAAGGATGGCGGCCGTGGTGGTGATTTCGAGCTGCGTAAAGTCAATAATGATGAGCCGGGCATGTCTCCGCTGGCAATCTGGTGTAACGAAGCACAGGAGCGTTATGTGCTTGCTGTTATGCCAGAGGATATGGCGCGCTTTGAAGCTATCTGTGCCCGTGAGCGTTGTCCATATGCGATTGTTGGTACGGCAACCGATGAGAAGCATCTGACCTTGAGTGATTCCCATTTTGGTAATAAGCCGGTCGATCTGCCGATGAGCGTACTGTTTGGTAAGCCGCCAAAAATGCACCGGTCGGTTAACCGCATCAGCTATGAAGTCCCTGCTTTTGATGCCAGCGGTATCGATCTGAAAGAGGCTGCTGATAGAGTTCTTAAGCTGCCTGCTGTTGCTTCAAAATCGTTCCTGATTACCATTGGTGATCGTTCGATTACCGGTCAGGTTGCCCGTGATCAGATGGTTGGACCCTGGCAGGTGCCGGTGGCTGACTGTGCTGTAACGACGGCATCGTTTGATACCTGTGCCGGTGAAGCGATGGCGATGGGCGAGCGCACACCGCTGGCGCTGGTCGATTCTCCCGCTTCTGGCCGGATGGCAGTGGGCGAAACCGTAACTAACCTGGCATCAGCCCGGATCGGCGATATTATCGATATCAAACTCTCAGCCAACTGGATGTGTGCCGCAGGCCACCCGGGGGAAGATGAGAAATTATATGACACCGTTAAAGCGGTGGGTATGGAGCTGTGTCCACAACTGGGGATCACTATCCCGGTGGGCAAGGATTCCATGTCGATGCGTACAGTATGGAATGATGAGGGTGTGGATAAGTCAGTTACCGCCCCGACCTCTCTGATTATTACCGGTTTTGCACCGGTATTGGATGTGCGTAAGACACTTACGCCGCAACTGCGAACTGATATTGAAGCGACTGACCTGATCCTGCTGGATCTGGGTAACGGGAAAAACCGTCTGGGTCTTTCTGCGCTGGCTCAGGTGTTCAACGAGGTGGGGCAGGATGTTCCCGATGTTGATGATCCTGAGCAGTTGGTGGCTTTCTTTACTGCGATACAGGAGCTGAATGAGCAGGGTCTGTTGCTGGCGTACCATGATCGTTCAGATGGTGGTTTGTTCACTACCATTGCAGAGATGGCGTTTGCCGGACATACCGGTGTCGATATCAATCTGGATATGCTGGCAACCGATAGCACTGAATTTGCGGCCGCTCTGTTTGCTGAGGAGTTGGGTGCGGTTATTCAGGTCCGACGAGAAGATATTCAGAGTGTACTGACTGAATTGAATGCAGCCGGTCTGGCAGAGATTACCAAGGTGATCGGTTCGGTCAATCTGGACGATGAGCTGCGTGTTCATTTTGATGACGAAGAGATTTACTCTGAATCTCGCACCACACTGCAACGTGCCTGGGCGGAAACGTCATACCGTATGCAATCCCTGCGGGATAACTCTGAATGTGCACAGCAGGAGTTCGACGTACTGCTGGACAAGCAGGATCCCGGGCTCAGTGCCGCGCTGACCTTTGATCAGAATGATAATGTGGCTGCGCCCTTTATCCAGACCGGTGTGCGCCCGCAGATGGCAATTATCCGCGAGCAGGGTGTTAACGGTCAGATTGAAATGGGGGCCGCATTTGATCGGGCCGGTTTTGCTGCTGTCGATGTGCATATGAGTGATATTCTCGAAGGCAGGGTAGATCTGGATCGCTTTAAAGGTCTGGTAGCCTGTGGTGGTTTCTCTTATGGTGACGTGCTGGGAGCCGGTGAAGGCTGGGCTAAATCCATTCTTTTCAACGCCCGTGCTCGGGATCAGTTCCAGGGCTTCTTTAATCGGGAAGATACTTTCGCGCTGGGTATCTGTAACGGCTGTCAGATGCTGTCTAACCTGCATGAACTCATCCCTGGTGCCGATCTCTGGCCGCACTTTGTTCGCAATATGTCGGAGCAGTTTGAAGCCCGTGTAGCCATGGTTGAAGTACAGGATAGCCAGTCAGTATTCCTGCAGGGGATGGCGGGCTCGCGGATGCCGATCGCTGTTGCGCATGGTGAAGGTCGGGCAGAGTTTGCCGATCAGACCCATCTGACAAATCTGCAGGGGTCTGGTGCTGTGGCGCTACGTTATGTGGATAACTATGGTCAGGTAACAGAAAAATATCCTGCCAACCCGAACGGTTCGCCAAACGGTATTACCGGTGTTACAACGACCGATGGTCGTGTGACTATTATGATGCCGCACCCTGAGCGGGTGTTCCGTGCCGTGACAAACAGCTGGGCTCCGGCTGAATGGGAAGAGGATGGCGCCTGGATGCGGATGTTCCGTAATGCCCGGGTCTGGGTAGGCTAG
- a CDS encoding OmpA family protein, which yields MKKLALSTALALSMGISAVANAHPTNAGYATNSTDTVWKTSNGECWEHNYWTEDDMTVECGAEMAPVAAPAPAPAPAPTMVMKMVEAQESHVIYFDFDSSEVTDVSPIVNYVGSLAKLNSIELKGYTDSIGTNAYNDALSKRRAEAVNAALVDAGIETDKVVSYSFGEANPVKECTETGASLKACLRENRRVEVTISGQKQIKVQQ from the coding sequence ATGAAGAAACTTGCACTTTCTACCGCTCTGGCACTGTCAATGGGAATTTCAGCGGTCGCTAACGCTCACCCAACCAACGCCGGTTATGCTACCAACTCAACCGACACCGTCTGGAAAACCAGTAACGGCGAATGCTGGGAACACAACTACTGGACTGAAGATGACATGACCGTTGAGTGTGGCGCAGAAATGGCCCCTGTTGCAGCACCTGCTCCAGCACCAGCACCAGCACCAACAATGGTTATGAAGATGGTTGAGGCTCAAGAGAGTCACGTTATTTACTTCGACTTCGACAGCAGCGAAGTAACTGATGTCAGCCCTATCGTAAACTACGTTGGTTCACTGGCTAAACTAAACTCTATCGAACTGAAAGGTTACACCGACTCTATCGGCACCAACGCCTATAACGATGCTCTATCCAAACGTCGCGCCGAAGCAGTCAATGCTGCTCTGGTTGACGCCGGTATCGAAACAGACAAGGTTGTTTCTTACTCCTTCGGTGAAGCAAACCCTGTTAAAGAATGCACCGAAACAGGCGCTTCCCTTAAGGCATGCCTGAGAGAAAACCGCCGCGTAGAAGTCACTATCAGCGGTCAGAAGCAGATCAAAGTTCAGCAATAA
- the tadA gene encoding tRNA adenosine(34) deaminase TadA — protein MNENDDLHWMAHALRLAQQAADAGEVPVGAVVVQDGMVIGEGWNRPISGHDPTAHAEIMALRDAAAKIGNYRLSGATLYVTIEPCTMCAGAIIHARIKRVVFGATEPKAGAVISNALLFDQSWLNHWPEYTAGVMAEQCSAAISDFFRRRREEKRAQKERAKAGTNASE, from the coding sequence ATGAATGAGAACGACGATTTACACTGGATGGCACATGCTTTGCGACTGGCGCAACAGGCTGCTGATGCCGGCGAAGTACCGGTTGGCGCGGTTGTAGTGCAGGATGGGATGGTGATTGGCGAGGGCTGGAACAGGCCGATCTCCGGTCATGACCCTACTGCTCATGCTGAAATTATGGCGCTGCGTGATGCGGCTGCGAAGATAGGTAATTATCGTCTTTCGGGTGCGACGCTCTATGTCACTATTGAACCCTGCACTATGTGTGCCGGAGCGATTATTCATGCCCGCATTAAACGGGTAGTGTTTGGTGCGACTGAGCCAAAGGCGGGTGCCGTCATTAGTAATGCGCTGTTATTTGATCAGTCGTGGCTAAATCACTGGCCGGAGTATACGGCTGGAGTGATGGCCGAGCAGTGCAGTGCTGCGATCAGTGATTTTTTCCGGCGTCGCCGGGAAGAAAAGAGGGCTCAAAAAGAGCGGGCTAAAGCCGGGACAAATGCTTCAGAGTGA
- a CDS encoding PHP domain-containing protein, which produces MSQLSYKPESCEELPFSDLHCHSCYSDGELTPAQLLKGAAEAGVAVFTITDHDTVAGIGELRAAAEAEANGMQVVSGVELTCQWGRNMVHIVGLGFDETNPVLGDYLKKLDELRLLRAQLISERLCKRNIPDLLPRALKLAGGGQIGRPHFAVAMVEAGVVNNEVQAFNRYLGAGKIGDVKVDWPTMEQAIDIIHQAGGVAVLAHPTKYNMTFTKVRLLVDGFSEQGGDALEISYPGVESGHLLQLDKLASKHKMLVSAGSDFHKIKFHWTGIGKYPRYSSNNPHVLSKLLQH; this is translated from the coding sequence GTGAGCCAGTTAAGTTATAAACCCGAATCCTGTGAGGAATTGCCTTTCAGTGATCTTCATTGTCATTCCTGCTACTCCGATGGCGAGTTAACCCCAGCGCAACTGCTTAAAGGGGCCGCTGAGGCCGGAGTTGCCGTATTTACGATTACTGATCACGATACGGTGGCCGGAATCGGGGAGCTGCGTGCCGCCGCCGAAGCAGAGGCTAACGGGATGCAGGTTGTTTCAGGCGTCGAGCTGACCTGCCAGTGGGGGCGGAATATGGTGCATATCGTAGGTCTGGGCTTTGATGAAACTAATCCGGTTCTGGGAGACTACCTGAAAAAGCTTGATGAACTGCGCTTGCTTCGGGCGCAATTGATTTCAGAAAGGCTGTGTAAGCGTAATATTCCGGATCTGCTGCCCCGGGCGTTGAAATTGGCAGGAGGTGGACAGATTGGCCGGCCCCATTTTGCTGTAGCTATGGTGGAGGCGGGTGTTGTTAATAATGAGGTGCAGGCATTTAACCGTTATTTAGGGGCTGGAAAGATTGGCGATGTAAAAGTTGACTGGCCAACGATGGAGCAGGCAATAGATATTATTCATCAGGCCGGAGGTGTTGCGGTACTGGCGCATCCGACAAAATATAATATGACCTTTACGAAGGTAAGGTTGCTGGTGGATGGTTTTTCTGAACAGGGCGGGGATGCGCTTGAAATAAGTTATCCAGGAGTTGAGTCCGGTCATTTGTTGCAGCTGGATAAGCTCGCCTCAAAACATAAAATGCTGGTGTCAGCGGGTAGTGATTTCCATAAAATTAAGTTTCACTGGACTGGAATTGGAAAATATCCACGATATAGTAGTAATAACCCTCATGTGCTTTCTAAATTGCTTCAGCATTAA
- a CDS encoding septation protein A has translation MKLLLDFLPVIIFFIVYKSTDDIILATAVLIPATLLQMLYTWIKTHKIEMIQLVTLGLVVILGGATILFQDKTFIQWKPTVVTWLFALAFLGSQFIGNKTIIQRLMDGTIEMPSQAWKQLNIAWIIFYLILGAVNLYVAYTMSEETWVNFKLFGMLGLTLIFILLQGFYISKHIKPDNNENQSEN, from the coding sequence ATGAAACTACTTCTGGATTTTCTACCGGTCATTATCTTCTTTATTGTCTATAAAAGCACCGACGATATCATTCTGGCCACTGCGGTGCTGATTCCGGCAACCCTGTTACAGATGCTCTACACCTGGATCAAGACCCATAAAATAGAGATGATTCAACTGGTCACACTTGGATTAGTGGTAATACTGGGCGGGGCTACAATCCTGTTTCAGGATAAAACCTTTATTCAGTGGAAACCAACCGTCGTAACATGGCTGTTTGCTCTGGCCTTTCTGGGAAGTCAGTTTATCGGTAACAAAACCATCATCCAGCGCCTGATGGACGGCACAATTGAGATGCCATCCCAGGCCTGGAAGCAGCTGAACATTGCCTGGATCATCTTCTATCTTATTCTCGGCGCTGTAAACCTGTACGTCGCCTATACTATGAGCGAGGAGACTTGGGTTAATTTCAAATTGTTCGGCATGCTCGGCCTGACACTGATCTTCATTCTGCTGCAAGGTTTTTATATATCTAAGCATATTAAGCCTGACAATAACGAGAACCAAAGCGAAAATTAA
- a CDS encoding YciI family protein, translated as MLYAIICEDEPGTLEQRMAARPDHLARLEALRDAGRLLVAGPHPAIDSEDPGPAGFTGSLVIAEFTSLPQAQSWADQDPYKKAGVYRQVTVKPYKKVLP; from the coding sequence ATGCTTTACGCCATTATCTGCGAAGATGAACCCGGGACACTTGAACAACGCATGGCGGCCAGACCCGACCACCTGGCCCGCCTTGAAGCGCTGCGCGATGCAGGCCGACTTCTGGTTGCCGGACCTCATCCAGCCATTGATAGCGAAGACCCGGGCCCTGCTGGTTTCACTGGTAGCCTGGTCATCGCTGAATTCACATCTTTGCCGCAGGCGCAGTCCTGGGCAGATCAGGATCCCTATAAAAAAGCAGGGGTTTATCGACAGGTGACGGTAAAACCATACAAAAAAGTTTTACCATAA
- the mltF gene encoding membrane-bound lytic murein transglycosylase MltF — protein sequence MRINFFHVKDLLFLLISVSLFIALYLFSQSTHSQIDAIKKTGILRVATRNTPTTYYQDNNGNPTGFEYELLKGFADYLEVELELIVPDTFGEVFTLVQNRSAHIAAAGLTITDERKQRFRFSPPYAYSTPTLIYRVTQGKPEPKSIADLENKNIKVVANSSHAELLSNQKLTYSFLKWQETSTSSVTELLEDVYEQEIDYTISDDFVFDAQKSYFPGLKKSLVLSKPAPVAWLLIKQNDQSLQRATRRFFELPSTQELLVKLKKKYLARQTRLGYVDIETFRSDLETRFCKLEQYFMMAEQETDIDWRLLASIAYQESHWNPKAVSPTGVKGIMMLTQAAAKEVGIKDRTDPINSVIGGAHYLKKVMAKIPDRIQGKDRIWFSLASYNVGYGHLEDARVLTARAGRNPDKWSDVKEFLPLLTQKKYYQTVRHGYARGYEPVLYVKNIRNYYDLLDWELRKAKIEAAKPAISPAENEGEIVMPGNSLDRGEAAVKEMIDTIPSAL from the coding sequence ATGCGAATAAATTTTTTTCACGTTAAAGACCTACTTTTCCTGCTGATTTCAGTGTCACTGTTTATCGCTTTGTATCTTTTCAGCCAGAGTACTCACAGCCAGATTGATGCCATCAAAAAAACCGGCATACTCAGGGTCGCCACCCGCAATACCCCCACGACCTACTATCAGGACAATAACGGCAACCCCACGGGCTTTGAATATGAACTGCTGAAGGGTTTCGCCGATTACCTGGAAGTCGAACTTGAGCTTATCGTCCCGGATACCTTCGGCGAGGTATTTACCCTGGTGCAAAATCGCAGCGCCCATATTGCCGCCGCCGGACTTACCATAACCGACGAGCGTAAACAGCGTTTTCGTTTCTCCCCCCCTTACGCTTATTCAACACCAACCCTGATCTACCGCGTCACTCAGGGAAAACCTGAGCCGAAAAGCATCGCGGATCTTGAAAACAAAAATATCAAGGTAGTTGCCAATAGCAGCCATGCGGAGCTACTCAGCAACCAGAAACTGACATACAGTTTCCTTAAATGGCAGGAAACATCCACCAGTAGCGTCACGGAACTGCTTGAAGATGTATATGAACAGGAGATCGACTACACCATCAGTGATGATTTTGTCTTCGACGCACAGAAATCCTACTTTCCGGGTCTGAAGAAATCACTGGTCCTCAGCAAACCAGCGCCAGTAGCCTGGCTTTTAATAAAACAGAATGATCAGAGTCTGCAACGCGCGACCAGACGTTTTTTTGAACTGCCCAGCACTCAGGAACTACTGGTTAAGCTAAAAAAGAAATATCTGGCCCGACAAACCCGTCTCGGTTATGTCGATATAGAAACGTTTCGATCCGATCTGGAGACACGCTTCTGTAAACTAGAGCAATATTTCATGATGGCAGAACAGGAGACCGATATCGACTGGCGGCTGTTGGCATCGATCGCCTATCAGGAGTCTCACTGGAACCCTAAAGCCGTATCCCCGACCGGCGTGAAGGGCATTATGATGCTGACACAGGCGGCCGCTAAAGAGGTGGGTATAAAAGATCGTACCGATCCGATAAACAGCGTAATAGGCGGAGCCCACTACCTGAAAAAAGTGATGGCAAAAATCCCTGACAGAATTCAGGGAAAAGACCGGATCTGGTTTTCCCTGGCCTCCTATAATGTCGGTTATGGACATCTTGAAGATGCCCGCGTACTGACCGCCCGAGCAGGCAGAAACCCTGACAAATGGAGTGATGTAAAAGAGTTTCTGCCGCTGCTGACCCAGAAAAAATATTATCAGACAGTGCGTCACGGATATGCCCGGGGCTACGAGCCTGTGCTCTATGTTAAAAACATCCGCAACTACTACGACCTGCTTGACTGGGAACTTCGCAAAGCCAAGATCGAAGCGGCAAAACCCGCGATAAGTCCGGCAGAAAATGAGGGGGAAATTGTTATGCCGGGTAACAGCCTTGATAGAGGTGAAGCGGCGGTAAAAGAGATGATTGACACAATTCCTTCAGCCCTCTGA